The following coding sequences are from one Verrucomicrobiota bacterium window:
- a CDS encoding ATP-binding protein, translating to MLTTEQLNGLMTDLDSDRVERTTSTKNTDKFGEAVCAFANDFPNHRQPGYLLVGIDNTGKPCGLKVTDELLLDLGALRSDVNLEPLPALTVQRHMLPEGEVAVVEVLPSDLPPVRYKGRVWIRVGPSQRGANQQEERILTEKRTALQKTFDARPCEGCTLDDLVMDLFLVTYLPAAVAREIIPAIRNWLCPRATFPRRGTWSCSTLSGPTVPSKLTRNG from the coding sequence ATGTTGACCACAGAACAACTGAACGGCTTGATGACAGACCTCGATTCTGATCGTGTGGAAAGAACGACTTCGACCAAGAACACGGACAAGTTCGGGGAAGCTGTTTGCGCCTTTGCCAACGATTTCCCCAATCATCGACAGCCGGGATATCTGCTCGTCGGGATCGACAACACCGGCAAGCCTTGCGGACTGAAAGTCACTGACGAACTCCTGCTCGATCTCGGGGCTCTCCGCTCGGACGTCAATCTCGAACCGCTGCCTGCCTTGACGGTGCAGAGGCACATGTTGCCCGAAGGCGAGGTCGCAGTGGTGGAAGTGCTACCATCCGATCTGCCCCCCGTGCGCTACAAAGGCCGGGTCTGGATACGTGTGGGCCCCTCCCAGCGGGGAGCCAACCAGCAAGAGGAGCGGATTCTGACCGAGAAGCGGACGGCCCTGCAGAAGACCTTCGATGCCCGCCCATGCGAGGGATGCACGCTGGACGATCTGGTCATGGACTTGTTCCTGGTTACTTACCTCCCAGCCGCCGTGGCGCGGGAGATCATCCCAGCGATCCGCAACTGGCTTTGCCCGCGGGCGACATTTCCCCGGCGGGGTACGTGGTCATGCAGCACGCTGTCCGGGCCGACCGTCCCGTCAAAGCTTACCAGAAATGGATGA
- the typA gene encoding translational GTPase TypA, whose product MQHIRNIAIIAHVDHGKTTLVDCLLKQSGTFRANQAIAHEERIMDSMDLEREKGITIRAKNAAFKYKSYHVNIVDTPGHADFGGEVERAMSMIDGVLLVVDAAEGPQAQTRFVLRKALEAGAKPIVVINKIDRENANPKKVLDQVFDLFIQLHATDEQLDFPFVYASAKEGYAKAELDHVSGTMEPLFDAIIKHVPPPRAFACDGFQILVANLDYSDYLGRIAFGKIYSGKIKAGDQAICHHAHGTKTAGKITCIYHFEGLKRVEIAEAHAGDIVGLTGFEEVFIGETIVDNPDRPPLPAKPIDPPTIQMEFAVNDGPLAGQDGKLVTARHIWERLGKETRTNVAIRIEQTSDPKIFVVSGRGEMQIAILVEQMRRESHEVLVSRPEVIYRKDAAGHLLEPIEKLFLEIPKDFMGPVLENLSTRKAEITNMHHHGDQISVEALIPMRGLIGFETDLVNTTRGLGVMSHLFHEYGADRGEIPSRKNGSLVSMEDGDATAYALNMIQERGRLMVEPGEKIYRGMIVGENARDNDIPVNPCKTKHLTNMRSQGEGKGIQLEPALKLSLERALEYIGSDEYVEATPKNLRLRKKILDETQRKRALQNRAVKVVAA is encoded by the coding sequence ATGCAACACATTCGAAACATCGCGATCATCGCGCACGTGGATCACGGCAAAACCACGCTGGTGGATTGTCTCCTGAAGCAATCCGGAACCTTCCGCGCCAACCAGGCTATCGCCCACGAAGAGCGCATCATGGACTCCATGGACCTGGAGCGCGAAAAAGGCATCACCATCCGCGCCAAAAACGCCGCGTTCAAATACAAGAGCTACCACGTCAATATTGTCGATACCCCCGGCCATGCGGATTTCGGCGGTGAAGTCGAGCGCGCCATGAGCATGATCGATGGCGTCCTGCTCGTCGTCGATGCGGCGGAAGGCCCGCAAGCGCAAACGCGATTCGTTTTGCGGAAAGCTCTGGAAGCCGGCGCCAAGCCCATCGTCGTCATCAACAAAATCGACCGCGAAAATGCCAATCCGAAGAAGGTCCTCGATCAGGTCTTCGACCTCTTCATTCAGCTCCACGCCACGGACGAACAGCTTGATTTCCCATTTGTGTACGCGAGCGCGAAAGAAGGCTACGCCAAGGCGGAACTCGATCACGTCAGCGGCACGATGGAACCGCTCTTCGACGCGATCATCAAACACGTGCCGCCGCCGCGCGCGTTCGCCTGTGATGGTTTCCAGATTCTCGTCGCCAACCTCGACTACAGCGATTACCTGGGCCGGATCGCCTTTGGAAAAATTTACTCCGGCAAAATCAAGGCCGGAGACCAGGCCATTTGCCATCATGCCCACGGCACCAAGACCGCTGGCAAGATCACGTGCATCTATCACTTTGAAGGCCTCAAGCGCGTCGAAATCGCCGAAGCGCACGCTGGCGACATCGTGGGCCTGACCGGTTTTGAGGAGGTGTTCATCGGCGAGACGATTGTCGATAATCCGGACCGCCCGCCGTTGCCCGCCAAACCCATTGATCCGCCGACCATTCAAATGGAATTTGCGGTGAACGACGGCCCCCTGGCCGGCCAGGATGGCAAGCTGGTCACCGCGCGCCACATCTGGGAACGGCTCGGGAAGGAAACGCGCACGAACGTCGCCATCCGGATTGAGCAGACCAGCGATCCAAAAATCTTCGTCGTGAGCGGACGCGGCGAAATGCAAATCGCGATTCTGGTCGAACAAATGCGCCGCGAGAGCCATGAAGTGCTGGTGTCGCGCCCGGAGGTGATCTATCGCAAGGACGCCGCAGGCCATCTTCTCGAGCCCATCGAAAAATTGTTCCTGGAAATCCCGAAGGATTTCATGGGCCCGGTACTCGAGAATCTTTCGACTCGGAAAGCCGAAATCACGAACATGCACCACCACGGCGATCAGATCAGCGTCGAGGCTCTGATTCCGATGCGCGGCTTGATCGGGTTCGAGACCGACCTGGTGAATACGACGCGCGGCCTCGGGGTGATGAGCCATCTGTTCCACGAATATGGCGCGGACCGAGGCGAAATCCCGTCGCGCAAAAACGGTTCGCTCGTGAGCATGGAAGATGGCGACGCCACGGCTTACGCCCTGAACATGATTCAGGAGCGCGGACGCTTGATGGTCGAGCCGGGCGAGAAGATTTACCGAGGCATGATCGTGGGCGAAAATGCGCGCGACAACGATATCCCGGTCAATCCCTGCAAGACGAAGCACCTCACGAACATGCGTTCGCAGGGCGAAGGAAAAGGCATCCAGTTGGAGCCCGCCCTAAAGTTAAGCCTGGAACGCGCGCTCGAATACATCGGCTCGGACGAATACGTCGAAGCGACGCCAAAGAACCTGCGTTTGCGCAAGAAGATTCTCGACGAAACCCAACGCAAGCGCGCTCTACAGAATCGCGCCGTGAAGGTCGTAGCTGCCTGA